A DNA window from Minwuia thermotolerans contains the following coding sequences:
- a CDS encoding crotonase/enoyl-CoA hydratase family protein: protein MIVNTEITDGVAVITMDDGKANAIGHEMLDALEPALAKAAETARAVVLTGRKGVFCGGFDLKTMQGATPDEVDRLVRRGGRMIQTLYGYPKPLVAAASGHGIALGALMLLACDTRVGAGGDFRYGLNETAIGLELPVFGLALARDRLAQAEMTPAVIQARLYDAAGAVAAGYLDEAAAPDAVIGRAVEIAKALGELPSATYHATKINCRRETMNTIAASLAD from the coding sequence ATGATCGTGAACACCGAAATCACCGACGGCGTCGCCGTCATCACAATGGACGACGGCAAGGCGAACGCCATCGGCCACGAGATGCTGGACGCGCTGGAGCCGGCGCTGGCGAAGGCGGCGGAGACCGCCCGGGCCGTGGTCCTCACCGGACGCAAGGGCGTCTTCTGCGGCGGCTTCGATCTGAAGACGATGCAGGGCGCGACGCCCGACGAGGTGGACCGCCTGGTGCGGCGCGGCGGGCGGATGATCCAGACCCTCTACGGCTATCCGAAGCCGCTGGTGGCCGCGGCGAGCGGACACGGCATCGCGCTCGGCGCGCTGATGCTGCTGGCCTGCGACACGCGCGTGGGCGCGGGCGGCGACTTCAGATACGGCCTGAACGAGACGGCGATCGGCCTCGAACTGCCCGTGTTCGGGCTGGCGCTGGCGCGCGACCGGCTGGCGCAGGCAGAGATGACCCCGGCGGTGATCCAGGCCCGGCTCTATGACGCGGCGGGCGCAGTGGCCGCCGGCTATCTGGACGAGGCCGCGGCCCCGGACGCCGTCATCGGCCGCGCGGTCGAGATAGCGAAGGCGCTCGGCGAGCTCCCGTCGGCGACCTATCACGCGACCAAGATCAACTGCCGCCGCGAGACCATGAACACCATCGCGGCCAGCCTGGCGGATTGA
- the thiD gene encoding bifunctional hydroxymethylpyrimidine kinase/phosphomethylpyrimidine kinase, giving the protein MKGRVLIAAGSDSGGGAGIQADIKTVTALGGYAATAITALTAQDTHTVHAIHEIPVDFIAEQFRLTVADIGVDAIKTGMLHKRAVIETVVRCIDDHGKGALVVVDPVMVAKGGARLLDADTTDVVIAELLPRADVLTPNLPEAAVLADMPIEDLDAMKRAAERLLGFGPKAVLLKGGHLKGARLTDLLATADGFEVFEGRRIDTPHTHGTGCTTASAIATGLAQGMPLRAAVERARAYVLEAIRTAPGYGSGHGPLNHAHTVRD; this is encoded by the coding sequence ATGAAGGGACGCGTGCTGATCGCCGCCGGCTCGGATTCGGGCGGCGGCGCCGGCATCCAGGCCGACATCAAGACCGTGACCGCGCTGGGCGGCTACGCGGCGACGGCGATTACCGCGCTGACGGCGCAGGACACCCACACCGTTCACGCCATCCACGAGATTCCCGTCGACTTCATCGCCGAGCAGTTCCGGCTGACCGTCGCCGACATCGGCGTCGACGCGATCAAGACGGGCATGCTGCACAAGCGCGCGGTGATCGAGACGGTGGTCCGCTGCATCGACGATCACGGCAAGGGCGCACTGGTCGTGGTCGATCCGGTCATGGTCGCCAAGGGCGGCGCGCGCCTGCTCGATGCGGACACCACCGACGTGGTCATTGCCGAGCTTCTGCCCCGCGCCGACGTGCTGACGCCCAACCTGCCGGAGGCCGCGGTGCTGGCCGATATGCCCATCGAGGATCTCGACGCCATGAAGCGCGCCGCCGAGCGGCTGCTCGGCTTCGGGCCGAAGGCGGTGCTGCTGAAGGGCGGGCACCTGAAGGGCGCGCGGCTGACGGATCTGCTGGCTACCGCCGACGGCTTCGAAGTCTTCGAGGGCAGGCGCATCGACACGCCGCACACTCACGGCACCGGCTGCACCACCGCCTCGGCCATCGCCACAGGGCTGGCGCAGGGAATGCCGCTTCGGGCGGCGGTCGAGCGCGCCCGGGCCTATGTGCTGGAGGCGATCCGCACCGCGCCGGGCTATGGCTCCGGCCACGGCCCCCTCAATCACGCGCATACGGTGCGGGACTGA